Within the Candidatus Reidiella endopervernicosa genome, the region GACCTTGCGTTTAAACAGATCGTTACGACGACTGACCAGTCGATCGAGAAATAACATGCCGTCGAGGTGGTCCATCTCGTGCTGTACCGCACGCGCTTCAAACCCCTCGCTCTCATACTCGTGCAGCTCACCCTCAAGATCATAGGCCTGGAACTTGATCTTCTCAGCACGGATAACGTTACCGGTGTAGTCGGGTACCGACATACAACCCTCACGTCCCTTGGCCATTCCTTCCCAGTCGGTAATCTCGGGATTGATCATGATAATGGTGCCATTGTTTGGCACCGGCTTACGGGTCACAGAGCAGTCGACGATCACAATACGTTGAAAATAACCGACCTGTGGTGCAGCGATGCCAACCCCACCGGGACCGGCGCGCATCGTCTCTTCCAGATCACTCACGAAGCTACGCAGCGATTCATCAAACTGCTCTACTGGCAGCGACTCCTGCTTCAGCTTCGGATCGGGATAGGCGAGGATATCGAGTATAGCCATAGCAGTCGCTAACCGATCATCGTTTCGATGGGACTGATACTGGCGTCAATGCCCTCTTTGCAGACCACCTCGAGTGCTGCCTGCAGTGACTCAATACCCTCGGCAGCGTGCCCTTCGATATGCATGATGTAGATTGGATCCTGCTCGGTACCAGCCACATCCGATTCGAGATCGAGAATATTGAGTCCCGACTCGGCCAGTGCGGTGGTTACCTTGGCCACGATTCCGGCACGATCGGCACCATAGACACTGATACGCACATCGGGAATCTCATGCTGATGCAGCCCACCCTCGACATGGTCGACGTGGCAATGAAGACCGAGTGAGTCGGCCTCGGTTGAGATGAGGCTTTGCAGAGACTTGATGGTGCCATCGTGCTGAACCATCAGCATGATGGTGAAGTTGGCACCGAGGCGCATCATCGACGCCTCGCCCAGATTGCAGCCACCCTCTAATAGGGCCGAGGTGACGTGGGCCACGATGCCGGGGCGATCCTTTCCGACCAGGGTCAACATAAACCATTTACTCATAGCCACAACGCTCCTTTGAAGTAATTAGTGCACCGTCGCATGTGCAAAGTGGATCACCACCACACCGAGTACGATTAATACCACCTGATAGACGGTATCTTTTTTATCGACTCGCTGGTGCAGGCCGGGAATCAGATCGGCCACTGCAATATAGATAAAACTCGAGGCGGCCACCGCCAGCACATAGGGCAGTGCGAACTCGAGATTCTGCAGACTGAACCAGGCAAGTAGTCCACCGAGGATGGTGGTAAAGCTGGAGAGCAGATTAAAAAAGAACGCCTTGCGACGACTAAAGCCGCTATGCAGAAGAATGGCAAAATCTCCCACCTCCTGCGGTATTTCATGCGCAGCGATTGCCACACTGGTCACCACACCGAGGTGGAAGTCGGTCATAAAGGCAGCGGCGATCAGTACACCGTCGACGAAGTTATGCAGACCATCACCGATCAGAATCAGACTCGCCGCCTTACCCTCGCCATGACCGGAGTGGGGAGCGTGCGCTTCGCAGTGATCGGTATGGCAATGGCGCCACAGCACCATCTTCTCAAGGATAAAGAAGGCCAGCAGACCCAGCAGCACCGCCATCATCAGCTCATGGAAGTCATCGATACCGGGACCCTCTAGTGCATGCGGCAGCAGCGCCAGGAAGGCAGCACCCAATAGTGCACCGGTGGCAAAGCTGACCAGATGGGGCAACAGGCGCGTACGCAACGACTCACTGAAGAGCAGAAAAGTCCCAACGGCAGCAACACTCAATACACCACCAAGCAGGCAGAAGAGCAGAATCCAGAGCAGTAGGGTCATGAGTCAGAAAATCCCGAAAAGGTAGCGCAAAATGATAACCGATTACGCTACTGCGGCGCTATCCAAATCAGCGAGGCCATACGCCCCGTTTCACCATCGCGGCGATAGGAGTAGAAGTGCTCGGCATCACTATAGGTACAGTAATCACCGCCATAAATCTGCGCCACGCCACAACGCGCAAGGCGCAGCCTGGCCAGCTGGTAGAGGTCGGCCAGCCAGCGCCCCTCTATCGAGGATGACTTAAAGGCCTGCTCCGCTTCGATCTGGT harbors:
- a CDS encoding ZIP family metal transporter; its protein translation is MTLLLWILLFCLLGGVLSVAAVGTFLLFSESLRTRLLPHLVSFATGALLGAAFLALLPHALEGPGIDDFHELMMAVLLGLLAFFILEKMVLWRHCHTDHCEAHAPHSGHGEGKAASLILIGDGLHNFVDGVLIAAAFMTDFHLGVVTSVAIAAHEIPQEVGDFAILLHSGFSRRKAFFFNLLSSFTTILGGLLAWFSLQNLEFALPYVLAVAASSFIYIAVADLIPGLHQRVDKKDTVYQVVLIVLGVVVIHFAHATVH
- the def gene encoding peptide deformylase; the encoded protein is MAILDILAYPDPKLKQESLPVEQFDESLRSFVSDLEETMRAGPGGVGIAAPQVGYFQRIVIVDCSVTRKPVPNNGTIIMINPEITDWEGMAKGREGCMSVPDYTGNVIRAEKIKFQAYDLEGELHEYESEGFEARAVQHEMDHLDGMLFLDRLVSRRNDLFKRKVYQKK
- a CDS encoding glycine cleavage system protein R, giving the protein MSKWFMLTLVGKDRPGIVAHVTSALLEGGCNLGEASMMRLGANFTIMLMVQHDGTIKSLQSLISTEADSLGLHCHVDHVEGGLHQHEIPDVRISVYGADRAGIVAKVTTALAESGLNILDLESDVAGTEQDPIYIMHIEGHAAEGIESLQAALEVVCKEGIDASISPIETMIG